DNA from Hypanus sabinus isolate sHypSab1 chromosome 31, sHypSab1.hap1, whole genome shotgun sequence:
CGGCCGGTCAGCGACATGGCGATCTCGGGACTCTGGGTCTCGTCCCCCAGCACACTCAAAAAAACATGCCCACTCCCAATAAACTAGCGCACGGTAAAAGAGCTGATACACAGAAAATCTCagaacgttctccccatgacctcccacagtccaaagatacccCAGTatattgtcccatggttaggctagggttaagttggtggtgtctgaaaacagGCCACAAGGCTCTGTATCCAGTACTTACttacaggcagcatctgcagaggcagAGAACTTACTCTTAAACTGAAACATTAAgcttctcttcacagatgctgcccaactttaTAGGGAATGTGAAATAAATAGAATTAGGTTAGGGAATGATTTAAAGGTtcaacttaatgtcagagaacgcATACAGCATGCAACCTGAAACTCTTCAAAGCCAGCCACGACACAGACTGAATAATAGAAGAatcaaagccccccccccattaaAATGGTGTCTGGAGGTCAGTACAGACGTAGTAGGCTGTGTCTCCCTCCACCTGTTTCTCCATTTCTCAAGTCTTTTTGTTGAACAAGAAAATCCTGACTGGAGCTGAAAGCATTTAGCCTGCGTGCCACAAGAAAGGTCCAGTGTGGGCCAATCTTGCCACAGAAACGCTAGATCCAAACGGGCAGATCGATCCTTACAGATTCCTTTACCCCATTCCCCTACAACTCCAAAGAgcttgtggcaacccactttctgcccaggcaaaccggctcacagaTAGCCTGCACGCGGGGAGACTTCGgaaatgcacctctgacattatTTCTGCCCTGAGAGGGGAGGAACCAGGGATTAAAAGCCagtgccgtgaagtttgaataaactagtctcaaaactacttaccaactgcgtgtcgttGTTTCTAGCTCTGTATGCAGTACATCGTTacaaggtcattcttaccctagGCTCGATGAACCCCCTCCCCCATTAGACTGAGGTAacttattattttttattctctcttacttctcttctatttgtgtatctgtgcactCGTAATTTCCTCTGGGATCAATCAACTATCTATCTAAGCTTTTCTCATATTGGGGGCTGACTGCTGCACCAACCACTGTCACCAGGGCAAGGGAGGTATCTCACAGCGTCTCTGGGGTAAACAGGCAATGAAGATTCAGCCGTAATCACACTGAATCTGAacaggctcccccccccccccccccacttcacaaacacaagagattctgcagatgctggaagtctggagcaacgcacacacaaaaagaaagctgggggaactcagcagcccaagcTGCAGTTATGGAGCAGAATAGACAGACATTTCATCTCAGCCCAGAAAGTCAACTTCAATCCCCTCCGTGGACTCTGCCTGAGCATATTCAGCATTTGTGGATGTGCGTGTTGGTCTACAGAATCTCTCGTGAATGAGAAGGAAAAGTAAAAATGGAATTATCAACATTCCGGGTCAAGACTCTGCAAAATAGCTTCCCAGCCCAATCCTATGTGTTTTTTTTGGATTATATTCCATTTTTTTCGCAAATTTCTCACTGCAGTCTTATAGAAACCTTGCTAACGCGGACAGACAACAAATACGATTCAAACAGGCGTCTTTCTCCACCCAAACACAGTTTAAAACCAGATGCCGTTCTAATGGGTCAGAAAGAGACCAAGTTAGGAACCACGTGGTCACCGACCTGCCGGTTCCGACCCTACTGCGCCTGCGCTCGCCACCGGCATTACCACTGCGCGCAGGCGCGGAACGAAATAACCGTCACCGCTGCCGGCGCCACCGGGCCCTTGCAAACCAACAGACCGCTCGGTGAAGAGGAGGGTGGAGGTTTCTACCCCAACCTTTCCCAGTAAACCGTCACTGATTGAAGTAGTAGGCCGCAAAATTCCGGCTTCCAAGCGTGCCCGTCCTCACCTGAACACCGCCGCGCTCGCCTTGGAGCGAAGGGGCGGGCGGCCGCCGCCGCCTCCCTTTTATAGCGCTGGAGTGACAACGAGGTTCGTGTTCCGGGCAAGATGGGCCCGCGGCGGTACACCGCTGCCCCCTAGCGTCCCGGAGGAGAGCTGCAGTGACGTCAGAGAAAGGCCCAGGAACTTCCCAGATTCCTCCAGGCTGGAATATCACCATGGCAACAGCATGGGGTCCCACAGGGACATCTCAGTCACTGGAAGCCCGCTGGCAGAGTGGCCTTATTGAGCAAATGTCTTGGGGAGTGTTTCTGTAATggcaggggtcccggggagtgtgtcagtacttacagggggtcccggggagcgtgtcagtatttacagggaaccccggggagtgtgtcagtacttacagggggtcccggggagtgtgtcggtatttacagggggtcccggggagtgtgtcggtatttacagggggtcccggggagtgtgtcggtatttacagggggtcccggggagtgtgtcggtatttacagggaaccccggggagtgtgtcggtacttacagggggtcccggggtgtgtgtcagtacttacagggggtcccggggagtgtgtcagtacttacagggggtcctggggagtgtgtcagaatTTACAGGTGTtcccggggtgtgtgtctgtatttacagggggtcccggggtgtgtgtctgtatttacagggggtcccggggtgtgtgtcggtatttacagggagtcccggggagtgtgtcagtatttacagggagtcccagggagtgtgtcggtatttacagggggtcccggggtgtgtgtcagtacttacagggggtcccggggtgtgtgtcagtacttacagagggtcccggggagtgtgtcggtatttacagggagtcccagggagtgtgtctgtatttacagggggtcccggggtgtgtgtctgtatttacagggggtcccggggtgtgtgtcggtatttacagggagtcccggggagtgtgtcagtatttacagggagtcccagggagtgtgtcggtatttacagggggtcccggggtgtgtgtcagtacttacagggggtcccggggtgtgtgtcagtacttacagagggtcccggggagtgtgtcggtatttacagggagtcccggggagtgtgtcggtatttacagggagtcccggggagcatgtcagtatttacagggggtcccggggagcgtgtcagtatttacagggagtcccaGGGagcgtgtcggtatttacagggagtcccggggagcgtgtcggtatttacagggagtcccggggtgtgtgtcagtacttacagagggtcccggggtgtgtgtcggtatttacagggaacCCCGGGGagcgtgtcggtatttacagggggtcccggggagcgtgtcggtatttacagggagtcccggggagcgtgtcggtatttacagggagtcccggggtgtgtgtcagtacttacagggggtcccggggagtgtgcctgtatttacagggggttccgGGGAgcatgtcggtatttacagggagtcccggggagtgtgtcagttcttacagggggtcccggggagcgtgtcagtacttacagggggtcccggggagcgagtcggtatttacagggggtcccagggagcgtgtcggtatttacagggggtcccggggagcgtgttggtatttacagggggtcccggggagcgtgtcggtatttacagggggtcccagggtgtgtgtcagtacttacagggggtcacggggagcgtgtcagtatttacagggggtcccagggagtgtgtcagtatttacagggggtcccggggagtgtgtcggtatttacagggagtcccggggagtgtgtctgtatttacagggggtcccggggtgtgtgtctgtatttacagggggtcccggggagtgtgtctgtatttacagggggtcccggggtgtgtgtctgtatttacagggggtcccggggagtgtgtctgtatttacagggggtcccggggtgtgtgtcagtatttacagggagtcccgGGGAGCGTGTTGGTATTtatagggggtcccggggagcgtgtcagtacttacagggggtcacggggagtgtgtctgtatttacagggggtcccagggagtgtgtcggtatttacagggagtcccaGGGagcgtgtcggtatttacagggagtcccggggagcgtgtcggtatttacagggagcgtgtcagtatttacagggagtcccggggagcgtgtcagtacttacagggggtcccggggagcgtgtcgatatttacagggggtcacggggagcgtgtcattatttacagggggtcccggggagtgtgtcggtatgtacaggaggtcccggggagtgtgtctgtacttacAGGGGGTCCAGAGAGTCCATCTGtacttacagggggtcctggggagcgtgtcggtatttacagggggtctagAGAGTCCATCTGtacttacagggggtcccggggagcgtgtcggtatttacagggggtcccggggagtgtgtcgttaTTTACAGGGAGTCCCGGGGAGCGTGTTGGTATTTACAAGGGGTCCCAGGGAGCGTGTCAATATTTACAGGgaatcccggggagcgtgtcggtacttacagggggtcccggggagcgtcaatatttacagggggtcccagggagcatgtctgtatttacaggggtcctggggagtgtgtcagtatttacagggggtcccggagaGTGTGTCCGTATATGGAGGGGGTCTCGGGGAGTGTGTCCGTATTTGGAGGGGTTCtgggggagtgtgtctgtatttacaggggtcccaggGTGCGTGtccgtatttacagggggtcccgtggagtatgtctgtatttacaggggtcccggggtgtgtgtcggtatttacaggggtcccggggactgTTGTCTGAATTTACACggggtccctgggagtgtgtccgTATTTACAGGGGATTCCCGGTGagcgtgtcggtatttacaggggattCCCGGTGAGCGTGTCCAtacttacagggggtcccggggagtgtgtccatATTTACAGCGGGtctcggggagtgtgtcggtatttacaggggtcccggggactgTTTCctatatttacagggggtcccgaaGAGTgcgtcggtatttacagggggtcccggggagtgcgTCCGTATtttcagggggtcccggggagtctgtccgtatttacagtgggtcccggggagtgtgtcggtatttacagggagtcccggggagcgtgtcagtatttacaggaggtcccggggagtgtgtcagtatttacagggagtcccggggagcatgtcggtatttacagggagtcccggggagcgtgtcggtatttacagggagtcccagggagcgtgtcagtatttacaggaagtcccggggagcgtgtcagtacttacagggggtcccggggagcgtgtcggtatttacagggggtcccggggtgtgtgtcagtatttacaggaagtcccggggagtgtgtctgtatttacagggagtcccggggagcgtgtcggtatttacagggggtcccggggtgtgtgtcagtacttacagggggtcacggggagcgtgtcattatttacagggggtcccgggaagTGTGTCGGTATGTACAggaggtcccggggagtgtgtctgtacttacAGGGGGTCCAGAGAGTCCATCTGtacttacagggggtcctggggagcgtgtcggtatttacagggggtctagAGAGTCCATCTGtacttacagggggtcccggggagcgtgtcggtatttacagggagtcccggggagtgtgtcagtacttacagggggtcccggggagtttgtcagtacttacagggggtcccggggagcgagtcggtatttacaggggtcccggggtgcGTGtccgtatttacagggggtcccggggagtgcgTCCGTATtttcagggggtcccggggagtctgtccgtatttacagggggtcccggggagtgcgTCCGTATTTTCAGGGGGTCCCGGGGTGCGTGtccgtatttacagggggtcccggggagtgcgTCCGTATtttcagggggtcccggggagtgtgtctgtatttacaggggtcccggggtgtgtgtcggtatttacaggggtcctggGGACTGTTGTCTGAATTTACacggggtcccggggagtgtgtccgtATTTACAGTGGGTCTCGGGGATTGTGTCCATATTTACAGGAGGCCCCGGGGAGCGTGTCTGTATTTACACAGGATCCCAGCAGAGTTTGGGGGTCCTGGGGGAGATAGtttgaggttgtgtgtgtgtgagagagagagagagagacagactgcACTCAGGAGATGACAGGGTGACAGGTCTGATCAAAATGCCCCTCTCCGtacacagatgcttcctgaccttcaGAGTTTAACCAGCAATTTGTTTTTcaatcagcacaggtgcagcTGAGAATCACTCTGGCCCTCTACCTCTCTCCATTGCCCCCAGAGTAGAGTACAGAGTTAAGCCCCTCTTCGCCCTCTGGGAGTCTAAGCAGAGGCAGGAGTCTGGCGCCCAATGTAGCAACTGTGAGATCTGGCTGCTCGAGGAAGCCTTGCCCTGGGgtggtgcctgtgtgtgtgtgtgaggggtgggAGGGGGCTGTGGTTGCCTTGTGTGTTTATCCTTACAAGCAGCCAAAGTGTGGCACCGgcccccacacctcctccctcacccccactcagggccccgaacagtccCTCCTGGTGAGGTGATACTTCGCCCGCCCAGTGTATCcggcgacccccccccccccccccagtgcggCCTGCTCCACATCGGGCAGACCCGTCGTAAAATGGGGGAACCGCTCCGTCGAGCACCCCTCACACCTCATCTccgtggacgctgcctgacctgctccaaCATTTCTGCGTGTGTTACTCCTGATTTCTGTTGTCGTTGCTGCCGGTGGGTGTCGTTCTGCGTTGAGCATCTGGTTGCGCTGCTGCTGTGTCGAATACTGCGGACGAGCTACATCAGTGCCGAAACGTGCGGaggcatttgcaggctgcccccccccgcccccagcaCCCCCTCGGCTGCCTCGGCCATTTGTGCGAACGGCGCATTTCGCGGTCTGCGCAACAACAGCAACGCAACCATTGGAACCTGAATCTGACCACGAGGTATCGCAGCAGAATTCGGCCATGCGGCCCAACTAGTCTGCTGCGCCATTTCTTCACAGCTGACCcatcttccctctcagccccaatctccggcTTAAAACTGCTCCTACGCCTCATGATCTCagaggacgtggagaggatgtttctgagagtgggccagtctaggaccagagggcacaccctcggaatagagggatgtcagaaatgaggaggaatttctttagccggagaaagccaggtcattgggtgcatttaaattGAAGGATTAtaggttagtcagggcatcaaaggtaacggggagaagacaggagagtggggttgagagggacaataaattggttgtgatggaatggcagaacaacctcgaggggctgaatggcctaattcttttttTTATGGTCTTGCTTTTTTTAAAGTTGTTGCTTCCTTCCATGCTTTGGGGCATGTCGGGCAGCGTTTTAGCCATTTCCTTAGCATTTATGTCTGCTTTTTTTTAACAAAGCAGAGCAGCTAGCTCGGATGGAAAGCACGCAAGgggccggccggattcgaacccaggaccattggcctcaaagtccggtgctgatgccgcTACGCCACCGGGAGGCATGATCTGAATCAAATGGCTAGCAtggactcgaagggccaaagggtctctcccccccccccccaccccacccacagtggTCCTGAAAAGTAAACAAGAGAGGCAAGGAGGGTTTTAGAACAAGCGAGAGGCCACTTTATTGGTGTGAAGATGATCTGTTTACCAGCGACACCAGCGAGTAACATGAACACAGGAACCTGCTCCTTCAGGCAGTGACGGCCGGTCTCATAAGAGAGTGCAGAAGAACTTCTTCTCGCGGAAGGGGTTCTCGGAGGTGGGCACAGGGGTGATAAGAGGGTCCTCGCAGGTGTGTGCGTTGCAGTAGGCCATCAGGTCCGCCGCAGCTTTCGAGACCTGTCCGGGCCAGTGGAGGGGTGTGAGAAGAGTTAGGGaggaaaggagggggagagagggatggagaaagTTAGAGAAGAGGATTAAAGAGGCGCGGTTGAGGCAAATGTCACCTTATGCAGAATGGTTACTTTCGCTCTTGCCTCTCCTACGATCTTGTTGTGTGCCAACCAGTTGCGTAAATGCccttggggggggggcgggtgcggAAGGTGCCCC
Protein-coding regions in this window:
- the gng3 gene encoding guanine nucleotide-binding protein G(I)/G(S)/G(O) subunit gamma-3, producing MPKGDTPVNSTMSIAQARKLVEQLKIEASMYRIKVSKAAADLMAYCNAHTCEDPLITPVPTSENPFREKKFFCTLL